From the genome of Pedobacter sp. MC2016-14, one region includes:
- the argS gene encoding arginine--tRNA ligase produces the protein MNFIITATQKAIQQLYNQEIAEDVINIQDTRKEFEGQVTIVVFPIVRYSKKTPEATANDLGEYLKDNVEEVTGFNVVKGFLNLSIASSYWVDLFNTEVLKANFGTFPSNGKKVMVEYSSPNTNKPLHLGHVRNNLLGYAVSELLKASGSEVYKVNLVNDRGIHICKSMLAWQKWGNNETPHSSGLKGDHLVGKYYVIFDKEYKKEIDALKAEGQTEEEAKKNAPLIKSAQAMLLAWESGDTDVIDLWKTMNGWVYEGFAVTYKNLGVDFDKYYYESNTYLLGKGTVDEGLEKGVFFKKPDGSVWIDLTADGLDQKLVLRADGTSVYITQDLGTAQMKYDDFNMDESIYVVGNEQDYHFKVLFLILDKLGKSWAKGLYHLSYGMVDLPSGKMKSREGTVVDADDLIAEMVATAKEKTEALGKVDNFDEDEKERLYYNIGMGALKYFLLKVEPKKRLLFDPAESIDFQGNTGPFIQYTHARIKSLLGKAEYKENQKANHGISLSETELDMIILLAKYPEEIAIAARSFSPASLANYIYEVAKLFNKFYHEIPPIVKEEDEEIKQHRLNLSWVTANILKSGMSILGIDVPERM, from the coding sequence ATGAATTTTATCATTACCGCCACACAGAAAGCAATTCAACAGTTGTACAATCAAGAAATTGCTGAGGATGTAATCAACATACAAGATACCCGTAAAGAGTTTGAGGGTCAGGTAACCATAGTCGTTTTTCCCATTGTCCGTTACTCTAAAAAAACACCAGAAGCTACGGCAAACGATCTCGGGGAGTACCTTAAAGATAATGTTGAAGAAGTAACGGGATTTAATGTAGTTAAAGGCTTTTTAAACTTAAGTATAGCCAGCTCTTACTGGGTAGATCTTTTTAACACTGAGGTGTTAAAAGCAAATTTCGGTACTTTTCCATCCAACGGAAAAAAAGTGATGGTAGAGTATTCATCGCCCAATACCAATAAGCCTTTACACCTGGGGCATGTACGTAACAATTTATTAGGTTATGCTGTCTCAGAACTTTTAAAAGCCAGTGGTTCAGAAGTTTATAAAGTAAACCTGGTTAACGATAGAGGTATTCATATCTGTAAGTCTATGCTGGCCTGGCAAAAATGGGGCAATAACGAAACCCCACACAGTTCTGGTCTTAAGGGAGACCACCTGGTAGGAAAATACTATGTCATCTTTGATAAAGAATATAAAAAAGAAATTGATGCCTTAAAGGCAGAAGGGCAGACTGAAGAAGAAGCCAAAAAGAATGCCCCATTAATAAAATCCGCTCAGGCAATGTTATTGGCATGGGAATCTGGAGATACCGATGTGATCGATCTTTGGAAAACCATGAACGGATGGGTTTACGAGGGTTTTGCGGTAACCTATAAAAACCTTGGGGTAGATTTTGATAAATACTACTACGAAAGCAATACCTATCTGTTGGGAAAAGGTACGGTAGATGAAGGTCTTGAAAAAGGAGTTTTCTTTAAGAAACCTGATGGTTCTGTATGGATTGACCTCACTGCAGACGGATTAGACCAAAAGCTGGTTTTGAGGGCAGATGGAACCTCTGTTTACATTACCCAGGATTTAGGCACCGCCCAAATGAAATACGACGATTTTAATATGGATGAATCCATTTATGTTGTTGGCAATGAGCAGGATTATCATTTTAAAGTATTGTTTTTGATTTTAGATAAGTTAGGTAAAAGCTGGGCTAAAGGCTTATACCACCTATCTTATGGCATGGTAGATTTGCCAAGTGGTAAAATGAAATCAAGGGAAGGTACTGTTGTAGATGCTGACGACCTGATAGCTGAAATGGTAGCTACGGCAAAAGAAAAAACGGAAGCACTGGGTAAGGTAGATAATTTTGACGAAGATGAAAAAGAGCGTCTTTATTACAACATAGGAATGGGCGCCTTAAAATACTTCCTTCTAAAAGTGGAGCCTAAAAAACGCCTGTTGTTTGATCCGGCAGAGTCTATCGATTTTCAAGGCAATACCGGACCATTTATTCAATATACGCATGCCAGGATAAAATCATTGTTAGGAAAGGCAGAATATAAAGAAAACCAAAAGGCAAATCACGGCATCAGTCTTTCTGAAACAGAATTGGATATGATTATCCTGTTGGCTAAATACCCGGAAGAAATTGCTATAGCCGCCAGATCTTTTAGCCCTGCAAGCCTGGCAAATTACATTTATGAGGTAGCTAAATTGTTCAATAAGTTTTATCATGAAATTCCTCCGATTGTTAAGGAGGAGGACGAAGAAATTAAGCAACATCGTTTAAATTTAAGTTGGGTTACGGCCAATATCCTCAAATCGGGCATGAGCATCCTGGGGATAGACGTACCGGAAAGAATGTAA
- a CDS encoding AI-2E family transporter, with product MKELPLTVKRSLELFGLGLVGTIMVIGNDIIMPVIMAFFISIMLMPIYRFLRKYKLPEILSIILPILLVAIFVGLIIWFFSAQVSSLVNDFPQIKKNVSLHLKSLSEWFSGISHVSTTEQINFINKKSNDLLGMVGGMAGGAAVTLSSIFVFVGLLPIYIYLMLFYKDILLRFIFMWFKPDDHPKVKEAIYETEAIIKNYLVGLLIQVTYMTVLLGGILLLLGVKHALLIGVIFAILNLIPYVGALIGNIIGVLLTLTASATLTPVITVLAVIAVVQFLDNNILMPRIVGSKVKINALMAILGVIVGGSIAGVSGMFLSMPIIAVLKIIFDRTDMFKQWGVLLGDERPGKSPMKFPVFRRKAPVNTRPGVEQTKAKDKE from the coding sequence ATGAAAGAACTCCCACTTACCGTTAAACGATCCCTTGAGCTTTTTGGTCTTGGGCTTGTTGGAACTATAATGGTTATAGGCAATGACATCATTATGCCTGTAATCATGGCATTTTTCATCAGCATTATGCTCATGCCTATCTACCGCTTTTTAAGGAAATACAAACTACCGGAAATTTTATCCATTATATTACCTATTCTATTGGTAGCCATCTTTGTGGGTTTAATTATCTGGTTTTTTTCTGCGCAGGTAAGTAGTTTGGTGAATGACTTTCCGCAGATCAAGAAAAATGTTTCTCTGCATTTAAAATCACTAAGTGAATGGTTTAGTGGCATCAGTCACGTTTCTACGACAGAACAAATTAACTTCATCAATAAGAAGAGTAACGACCTGCTGGGTATGGTTGGTGGAATGGCTGGCGGTGCAGCCGTTACCCTAAGTTCAATATTTGTATTTGTGGGTCTGCTGCCAATTTACATCTACCTGATGCTTTTTTACAAAGACATTTTACTACGCTTTATATTTATGTGGTTTAAACCAGATGACCATCCCAAGGTTAAAGAAGCGATTTATGAAACAGAAGCCATTATTAAAAACTATTTGGTTGGTTTGCTGATCCAGGTGACTTATATGACGGTTTTGCTGGGTGGAATATTGCTTTTACTGGGTGTAAAGCATGCGCTGCTGATTGGGGTTATCTTTGCCATTCTAAACCTTATACCATATGTAGGTGCATTGATTGGCAATATCATAGGGGTATTGCTAACCCTTACGGCTTCGGCCACCTTAACGCCGGTAATTACAGTATTGGCCGTAATTGCGGTAGTCCAGTTTTTAGACAACAACATCCTGATGCCAAGAATTGTAGGTTCAAAGGTAAAGATCAATGCTTTGATGGCAATTTTGGGCGTTATTGTTGGTGGAAGTATTGCGGGGGTTTCAGGTATGTTTCTCTCCATGCCAATTATAGCGGTGTTAAAGATTATTTTTGACCGTACAGATATGTTTAAGCAATGGGGTGTACTGCTTGGTGATGAAAGGCCAGGGAAAAGCCCGATGAAGTTTCCGGTATTTAGACGTAAAGCACCGGTGAATACCAGACCGGGGGTTGAACAAACCAAAGCAAAAGATAAAGAGTAA
- the mnmE gene encoding tRNA uridine-5-carboxymethylaminomethyl(34) synthesis GTPase MnmE yields the protein MITNETIIALSTPPGAGAIGVIRLSGIHAVTIVNSVFSGKDLTKQDSHTLHFGLIKDGEVTIDEVVVALFIAPKSYTKENVVEISCHGSNYIIQQIINLLIKKGASAAKPGEFTLRAFLNGAMDLSQAEAVADLISSDSAAAHSVAMNQLRGGFSTELNVLREQLIHFASMIELELDFSEEDVEFANRDQLQELINKITLVLHKLIRSFELGNVIKEGINTVIAGRPNAGKSTLLNALLNEDRAIVSEIAGTTRDTIEEVLNINGINFRLIDTAGIREATDTIEAIGVEKTMQKISQSAVLVYLFDVVNLSVSEIREDIVSLYRPGLAFVAVANKIDLTYSDRIKELALPADIKFIAISAKEHQKVEELKELLYETAVGDQLSDSHTMVTNIRHVEALRKTQEALSSVSEGLINPITSDFLASDIKLALYHLGLITGSVTTDDLLENIFSKFCIGK from the coding sequence ATGATTACAAATGAGACTATAATTGCCCTTTCAACACCTCCCGGAGCTGGTGCAATCGGCGTAATCCGCCTTTCTGGTATCCATGCTGTAACTATTGTCAATTCCGTATTTTCTGGTAAAGATTTAACTAAGCAAGATTCTCATACTTTACATTTTGGCCTGATTAAAGATGGCGAAGTAACGATTGATGAAGTGGTGGTGGCTTTATTCATTGCGCCAAAATCTTATACCAAAGAAAATGTGGTAGAGATTTCCTGCCATGGCTCTAATTATATCATACAACAAATCATCAACCTGCTGATTAAAAAAGGCGCATCAGCTGCTAAGCCCGGTGAATTTACACTTCGTGCATTTTTAAATGGCGCAATGGATCTTTCGCAGGCAGAGGCCGTAGCCGATTTAATCTCTTCAGATTCTGCTGCTGCGCATAGTGTAGCCATGAACCAGTTGCGGGGAGGTTTTAGCACAGAATTAAATGTGCTTCGAGAGCAACTGATCCATTTTGCTTCGATGATAGAACTGGAACTGGATTTTTCAGAAGAAGATGTAGAGTTTGCCAACCGTGACCAGTTGCAGGAGCTAATTAATAAAATAACCTTAGTACTCCATAAATTGATTCGCTCATTTGAATTGGGTAATGTAATCAAAGAAGGTATCAATACCGTAATCGCAGGTCGCCCGAATGCAGGAAAGTCAACTTTGCTGAATGCTTTGCTGAATGAGGACAGGGCTATTGTAAGTGAAATTGCCGGAACAACCAGAGACACTATAGAAGAGGTTTTAAACATCAACGGCATCAACTTTAGGTTGATTGATACCGCTGGGATCCGTGAGGCTACAGATACGATAGAAGCCATTGGTGTAGAAAAAACCATGCAAAAGATTAGCCAGTCTGCCGTTTTGGTTTACTTGTTTGATGTGGTTAATTTATCGGTGTCAGAAATCAGGGAAGATATTGTTAGCTTGTATCGTCCTGGTTTGGCTTTTGTAGCCGTGGCTAACAAGATCGATTTGACGTATAGTGACAGGATTAAAGAACTGGCCTTACCAGCTGATATTAAGTTTATTGCGATATCTGCGAAAGAGCACCAAAAAGTAGAAGAATTGAAAGAACTTTTATATGAAACTGCGGTAGGAGATCAGCTTTCCGATAGCCATACTATGGTAACAAATATCAGGCATGTAGAAGCATTAAGAAAAACCCAAGAAGCATTAAGTAGCGTTTCAGAAGGTCTAATAAACCCAATTACCTCAGATTTTTTAGCATCAGATATTAAGTTGGCACTCTATCATTTAGGCTTGATAACCGGAAGTGTCACTACAGATGACTTGTTGGAAAATATCTTCTCGAAATTCTGTATTGGCAAATAA
- a CDS encoding RNA polymerase sigma factor produces MSIDKKLYRGFSDTDLVIRIGSADHAAFSELFRRYKDPLYFHARRMLGDNDQAKDIVQDLFASIWSKRDTLVIPVAVNNYLYGSVRNRILDYIAHQKVINRYTESFDLFLENGVSSTDDLVREKELTRIIETEISRLPEKMREIFEMSRNGELSYKQIAVQLNLSEHTIKKQAQRAIKILRLKIKVNLFFTFFIW; encoded by the coding sequence ATGAGCATTGATAAAAAATTATACCGGGGGTTCTCAGATACCGACCTTGTCATAAGGATTGGTTCAGCAGATCATGCGGCTTTCTCAGAGCTCTTTAGGCGTTATAAAGACCCTTTGTATTTTCATGCAAGGCGGATGCTTGGGGATAACGACCAGGCGAAAGACATTGTCCAGGATTTATTCGCCTCAATTTGGTCAAAACGCGACACATTGGTCATCCCCGTAGCTGTAAACAATTACCTATACGGATCTGTTCGCAATAGAATATTAGACTACATCGCCCATCAAAAGGTCATCAACAGGTATACCGAGTCTTTTGATTTATTTCTCGAAAACGGGGTTTCATCAACAGATGACCTGGTACGGGAGAAAGAACTCACACGCATCATTGAGACGGAAATCTCCCGTCTCCCGGAAAAGATGCGGGAAATATTTGAAATGAGCAGAAATGGTGAACTCTCTTATAAACAAATTGCAGTACAGCTTAATTTATCCGAACACACTATAAAAAAACAAGCCCAGCGGGCCATCAAAATCCTTCGATTGAAAATAAAAGTGAATTTATTTTTCACTTTTTTCATCTGGTAA
- a CDS encoding FecR family protein, whose amino-acid sequence MKPQTLKELLMKRQDGTITDQELALLEKWYNHYADTAKAYNNPERYLSDMQEMEAVLMRQTTTEPIFLWPRMVAAAMVILLIGAGLYFYEIKNPHDNLQRIEKYTNDIAPGKIGATLTLANGKKIHLADAANGTLAKEAGISINKTASGQIEYEIKEAALNDKSIHTLTTAKGETYTLVLPDKSKVWMNAASSLTYTAGLMSQGFRKIKLEGEAYFEISKDKKHPFIVESNGEQVEVLGTHFNVNAYPDENAIRTTLLEGSVKLTLTDRKNASPNGSAILEPGQQAVSMNNNIKINEVNTSLVTAWKNNKFIFDRLNIQEIMRMISRWYNVEIVYEGPAPTDTFWGSVPRFENVSEVLNTLKKTGNVQFRIEGQRIFVLR is encoded by the coding sequence ATGAAACCGCAAACGCTAAAAGAGCTGCTGATGAAACGGCAGGATGGTACGATAACGGATCAGGAACTTGCACTTCTGGAGAAATGGTATAATCATTATGCAGACACTGCCAAGGCTTATAACAATCCTGAGCGCTACTTAAGTGATATGCAGGAAATGGAAGCTGTTTTGATGCGGCAAACAACAACAGAACCTATCTTCTTATGGCCCCGGATGGTTGCAGCAGCCATGGTCATCCTGCTGATTGGCGCCGGCCTGTACTTTTATGAAATAAAGAACCCACATGACAATTTGCAGCGTATTGAAAAATATACCAATGATATCGCACCGGGAAAAATAGGGGCTACCCTCACTTTAGCCAACGGTAAAAAGATCCATTTGGCCGATGCAGCGAATGGAACGCTTGCAAAGGAAGCGGGGATCAGCATCAATAAAACCGCCAGCGGACAGATTGAATATGAGATTAAAGAAGCCGCGTTGAACGACAAAAGCATCCATACCTTAACCACCGCTAAAGGCGAAACATACACCCTGGTTTTACCAGATAAATCCAAAGTATGGATGAATGCAGCGTCAAGTTTAACTTATACTGCGGGGCTTATGTCGCAGGGCTTTAGAAAGATAAAGCTTGAAGGTGAAGCCTACTTTGAAATTTCGAAGGACAAAAAACATCCTTTTATTGTGGAGAGTAACGGAGAGCAGGTAGAGGTTTTAGGCACGCATTTCAATGTAAATGCTTATCCGGATGAAAACGCTATACGGACCACGTTACTGGAAGGAAGTGTTAAACTAACGTTAACCGACCGCAAAAATGCTTCCCCTAACGGATCTGCGATTCTGGAACCAGGACAGCAAGCGGTTTCAATGAACAACAACATCAAAATTAATGAAGTCAATACAAGCTTGGTAACCGCCTGGAAGAACAACAAATTCATTTTCGACCGACTGAACATCCAGGAAATCATGCGGATGATTTCAAGATGGTACAACGTAGAGATTGTTTATGAAGGACCTGCACCCACAGATACATTTTGGGGCTCGGTACCTCGTTTTGAAAATGTTTCTGAAGTGCTTAATACACTGAAAAAAACCGGAAACGTCCAGTTTAGAATCGAAGGACAACGAATATTTGTATTGCGTTAA
- a CDS encoding SusC/RagA family TonB-linked outer membrane protein, which yields MRLTTVILIATMMQVSASGLAQKISLAKSNASLESIINELRNQSGYDFIATGEVLDKSKSVSINVKNKELDKVLQQIFKDQPITYSIEKNVVMLKLKAPSFVENLAARLQSIEVRGKVVDENEKPLVGATVLIKGTNKSVNTDQNGSFYLSNVSEKAVLLISYIGYQQKEIAAAAEISIRMELAIGELNEVIVNKGYYTETQKLSTGNTVTVTSKDIEKQPVTNPLLALQGRAAGLQIKQSSGVVNGSVSILIRGRTSLNPAVNNYPLYIIDGIPFQASLLGDILGNNGGNGLDVQSEQGNPLNYINPNDIASIDILKDADATAIYGSRGGNGVILITTKKGRQGEMDLNVNASQGFMQAPADLKVMNTQQYLEMRREAFVNDGLPVPSIKTSPNDANYDVNGLWDQNAETNWQKELIGNFAAYTNLNLSLSGGSELAQYDLRGTYNRQGNLFPGEFNDTRAGLSFNTTAYSRNKKLKIDFTGNYLRDFNQNAQTDITSYTLRAPNAPGSFNADGTLYWGGVNSDNANNPYAYTFRSYDNKTDNLVLSLRPTYQIMKGLVFSANLGITKINSNIKILQPNASYSPLYLSMSPAINHVNTLNEQKTWIAEPQLSYQTQIKAVKLNALLGSSFQKSDNQGQYIAGYNFVSDAVIGNIVNAGTTIFGDSGSYLYNYNAVYGRLNANLADKYIVNLTGRRDGSSKFGPGRQFGNFYSAAAAWIFSSESFIKDNLSFLSLGKLRASYGTSGNDGISNYAYYDLYQRRGNTYQGATGFAPTTLANPNVAWEKNNKFELAADLGVFNDRIVASAAYYQNRSSNQLLSYRIPAHTGFSSIPNYNFPATVENSGWEFTLNANPLTKKDFKWSTSFNISINRNKLLKFENLETSSYSGLLEIGQPVSGRTLVGIYTGIDPKTGLYTTLKKDGTVGSDAGNNLYLGHPVYQTTWVNTLPKFFGGLNNTVSYKNLQLDIFLQFVKQTGRESLSLFAPGYFSNEIYSPSFVSSNVSTAFLDRWQKEGDQAKYQRYTQSVAGAQAYDSWATSTGSFVDASFIRAKNVSLSYQLPARFNEKLKLKRSSITLTGQNLFTITPYKGRDPETQSFATLPPLKVFVIGLQVNL from the coding sequence ATGCGATTAACCACCGTTATTTTAATAGCTACCATGATGCAAGTCAGCGCTTCTGGCTTGGCACAAAAGATAAGTTTAGCAAAATCAAACGCTTCGCTTGAATCTATCATCAACGAATTAAGGAACCAAAGTGGCTATGATTTCATCGCCACCGGCGAAGTCCTGGATAAATCCAAATCTGTCTCCATTAATGTAAAAAACAAGGAGTTGGATAAAGTATTGCAGCAGATTTTTAAAGATCAGCCGATTACCTATTCCATTGAAAAGAATGTGGTGATGTTAAAGCTCAAAGCGCCAAGTTTTGTAGAGAACCTTGCCGCCAGGTTGCAATCTATCGAAGTCAGGGGTAAGGTTGTGGACGAGAATGAAAAGCCTTTAGTGGGCGCTACAGTGTTGATTAAAGGGACAAACAAGTCGGTAAATACAGACCAGAACGGCTCTTTTTATCTAAGCAACGTCAGCGAAAAGGCGGTATTGCTGATTAGCTATATCGGTTATCAGCAAAAGGAAATTGCAGCAGCGGCAGAAATCAGCATACGTATGGAGCTGGCCATTGGGGAGCTAAACGAGGTCATTGTCAACAAAGGCTATTACACCGAGACACAAAAACTATCCACAGGGAATACCGTCACCGTCACCTCCAAAGATATCGAAAAACAACCTGTAACCAATCCGCTGCTGGCTTTGCAAGGACGGGCTGCCGGACTTCAAATTAAACAATCATCTGGTGTGGTCAATGGTTCGGTAAGTATTTTGATCAGGGGACGGACTTCATTAAACCCCGCTGTAAACAATTATCCCTTATACATCATTGATGGCATTCCGTTCCAAGCCTCGCTACTTGGAGATATCCTGGGCAATAATGGTGGCAACGGCCTCGACGTACAGAGCGAACAAGGTAACCCCTTAAATTATATCAATCCAAATGACATCGCAAGCATTGACATCTTAAAAGACGCAGATGCGACAGCCATTTACGGGTCCCGTGGTGGAAATGGTGTCATCCTCATCACCACTAAAAAAGGCCGTCAGGGCGAGATGGACTTAAATGTCAACGCCAGCCAGGGCTTTATGCAGGCCCCGGCAGATTTAAAGGTAATGAACACACAACAATATCTTGAAATGCGACGTGAGGCGTTTGTAAACGATGGACTGCCTGTTCCTAGTATTAAAACTTCGCCCAATGATGCAAATTACGATGTGAACGGTTTGTGGGACCAAAATGCAGAAACCAACTGGCAAAAGGAACTCATCGGCAATTTCGCTGCCTACACCAATTTGAACTTGTCGCTCTCTGGCGGAAGCGAATTGGCACAGTATGATTTAAGGGGTACCTATAACCGCCAGGGGAACTTATTTCCTGGAGAATTCAATGACACCAGGGCCGGGCTCAGTTTTAACACCACAGCCTATTCCCGTAATAAAAAGCTGAAGATTGATTTTACCGGAAATTACCTTCGGGATTTCAATCAGAACGCGCAAACGGATATCACCTCCTACACCTTGAGGGCACCTAATGCACCAGGTTCTTTTAACGCCGATGGCACTTTATATTGGGGCGGTGTAAATTCAGACAATGCCAACAATCCTTATGCGTATACCTTTAGATCTTATGATAACAAAACAGACAATCTTGTACTAAGCTTAAGGCCTACTTACCAGATCATGAAAGGACTGGTGTTTTCGGCCAATCTGGGCATCACAAAAATAAATTCGAATATTAAAATCCTGCAGCCAAATGCGTCCTATTCTCCATTGTATTTGTCAATGAGTCCTGCTATAAATCATGTCAATACTTTAAATGAGCAGAAAACCTGGATTGCTGAGCCCCAGTTAAGCTACCAAACACAAATCAAAGCGGTTAAACTTAACGCTTTATTGGGCAGTAGTTTTCAGAAATCAGATAACCAGGGCCAATACATCGCAGGATATAATTTTGTAAGTGATGCCGTCATCGGCAATATCGTAAATGCAGGTACCACAATTTTTGGGGACAGCGGTTCTTATCTGTATAACTACAATGCGGTGTACGGGCGCTTAAACGCTAATCTGGCCGATAAATATATTGTAAACCTAACGGGAAGGAGAGATGGAAGTTCAAAATTTGGCCCGGGCAGGCAGTTTGGTAATTTCTATTCCGCTGCCGCGGCATGGATATTTTCGTCTGAAAGTTTTATCAAAGACAACCTTAGCTTCCTGAGCCTTGGAAAACTACGTGCTAGCTATGGGACCAGCGGCAATGATGGCATCAGTAACTATGCGTATTACGACCTATATCAAAGGAGAGGCAATACCTATCAAGGGGCCACAGGTTTTGCGCCCACCACATTGGCAAACCCCAATGTAGCCTGGGAGAAAAACAATAAGTTTGAACTTGCTGCCGATCTCGGTGTGTTTAACGACCGCATCGTAGCTTCCGCGGCCTATTACCAAAACCGTAGTTCAAACCAGTTATTGAGTTACAGGATTCCAGCACATACCGGTTTCTCGAGCATACCCAACTACAATTTCCCGGCAACGGTAGAAAACTCGGGATGGGAGTTTACTTTAAACGCCAACCCCCTTACCAAAAAAGACTTCAAATGGAGTACATCATTTAATATTTCTATTAACCGCAATAAGTTACTTAAGTTCGAGAACCTGGAAACCTCCAGCTATTCCGGTTTGCTGGAGATCGGCCAACCTGTTTCAGGTAGAACGCTTGTCGGGATTTATACTGGGATTGATCCAAAAACTGGTCTGTATACCACACTGAAAAAAGATGGAACTGTCGGCTCTGATGCAGGCAACAATTTGTACCTAGGGCACCCTGTATACCAAACAACCTGGGTAAACACGCTGCCAAAATTCTTTGGTGGATTAAACAATACCGTTTCGTACAAAAACTTGCAGTTGGATATTTTTCTGCAATTTGTTAAGCAAACCGGCAGAGAAAGCTTATCGCTATTTGCACCAGGCTACTTTAGTAACGAAATCTATTCGCCTTCATTTGTAAGCAGCAACGTGTCTACGGCCTTTTTAGATCGCTGGCAAAAAGAGGGAGATCAGGCAAAATACCAGCGCTATACGCAATCCGTTGCAGGCGCTCAAGCCTATGACAGCTGGGCAACAAGCACCGGTAGCTTTGTTGATGCGTCTTTTATACGCGCAAAAAATGTTTCGCTTTCCTACCAATTGCCGGCAAGGTTCAATGAAAAACTGAAACTAAAGCGCAGCAGTATTACGCTCACAGGGCAGAACCTTTTCACCATCACGCCATACAAAGGGCGTGACCCAGAAACCCAGTCGTTTGCCACATTGCCACCGCTCAAAGTATTTGTAATTGGATTACAAGTTAACCTTTAA
- a CDS encoding RagB/SusD family nutrient uptake outer membrane protein, translated as MKIFHTITICILVAAAFTGCRKFVELDPPNDRLNYSTVYATNATATAVLNGLYTRISETNNVITSYATSYLAFSADELKSYNTSATSNYTQLYQNKANSNTEFYWSTTYTLIYNCNAAIEGMEGSNTLNQALKQQLIGEAKFMRALCYHYLVNTYGKVPLVISPDYRLYTNAKRAEVSEVYAQMIADLQDAQVKLSREYLNGDALTPYSASNAERVRPTYWAATALLARVYLYNEKWAEAESASSIVIGNTGLFMPVAPASVFLKNTKEAIFQLQPVAANNYAIFDARTFVLTTSIGTTTNPASLSPDLEAAFEANDLRRANWVGSATISGVTYLFPYKYKANTASLAAARPEYLNLLRIGEQYLIRAEARAYQNKLDGAKSDIDVIRGRAGLGGTPANTQVDLLDAVMKERRVELFCEQGHRWMDLKRTRRIDDVMKIATPKKGGTWESYKQLLPVPAFEIGVDKALDQNFGYPN; from the coding sequence ATGAAAATATTTCATACCATCACCATATGTATCTTAGTGGCGGCAGCATTTACCGGCTGCAGAAAATTTGTTGAGCTAGACCCACCAAATGACAGGCTCAATTATTCCACCGTGTATGCCACGAATGCCACCGCAACAGCGGTACTAAATGGCCTTTACACCCGGATTTCGGAAACCAACAATGTAATTACGTCCTATGCCACAAGTTATCTTGCATTTTCGGCAGATGAGCTTAAAAGTTACAACACAAGTGCTACCTCAAATTATACGCAGTTATATCAAAATAAAGCCAATAGCAATACAGAATTTTATTGGAGTACTACTTACACCTTAATCTATAATTGTAATGCCGCGATTGAAGGTATGGAGGGCAGTAACACTTTAAATCAAGCCTTAAAACAACAGCTCATCGGCGAAGCCAAGTTTATGCGGGCCTTGTGTTACCATTACCTGGTAAACACCTACGGAAAAGTCCCCCTGGTTATTAGTCCCGATTACCGCTTATACACCAACGCGAAGCGGGCAGAGGTGAGTGAGGTCTATGCCCAAATGATTGCAGATTTGCAGGATGCGCAGGTCAAATTAAGTAGGGAATACCTGAATGGAGATGCTTTAACGCCTTATTCGGCATCAAATGCGGAGCGCGTGCGGCCTACCTATTGGGCGGCAACAGCACTACTTGCCCGCGTTTACCTGTACAACGAAAAGTGGGCAGAAGCGGAGTCGGCTTCTTCCATCGTCATCGGCAACACCGGCCTGTTTATGCCCGTTGCCCCGGCTTCAGTATTTCTAAAAAATACCAAAGAAGCGATCTTCCAGTTGCAGCCTGTTGCTGCAAATAACTATGCCATATTTGACGCGCGCACCTTTGTACTTACTACCTCTATCGGCACCACTACAAACCCGGCCTCCCTTAGTCCAGATTTAGAAGCAGCATTTGAAGCCAATGATCTTAGGAGGGCCAATTGGGTAGGCAGTGCAACCATATCCGGTGTCACTTACCTTTTCCCCTATAAATACAAAGCCAACACCGCATCACTGGCCGCTGCAAGACCAGAATATCTGAATTTGTTAAGGATTGGAGAGCAGTACCTCATCCGCGCAGAGGCCAGGGCATACCAGAATAAATTAGATGGCGCAAAATCAGACATCGATGTCATTCGCGGTCGTGCGGGTTTAGGAGGCACTCCGGCCAATACCCAGGTTGACCTGCTTGACGCCGTGATGAAAGAGCGCCGGGTGGAATTGTTTTGCGAACAAGGACACCGTTGGATGGACCTGAAACGTACCAGACGTATAGATGATGTTATGAAGATCGCAACCCCCAAAAAAGGAGGCACATGGGAATCTTACAAGCAGTTATTGCCTGTACCGGCGTTTGAGATCGGAGTAGACAAAGCATTGGACCAGAATTTTGGATATCCTAACTAA